One part of the Desulfonatronum thioautotrophicum genome encodes these proteins:
- a CDS encoding TRAP transporter permease produces MTAQDQTVAQPDAPHVVEPGKDQSRKESRVRSAEDMVAMVEAGAREPKHPVAAWLITLLCLGWSGFQLYLAYEPMNSHIARAWHLGFAICLAFLAYPAYKQYSPPMWVTWTQKVIPSFARRSIRTYIPIYDFMLAILATAGALYIWWDYGGIINRMGLPSQLDIWMGVILIVLLLEAARRALGPALAILAGIFLLYTMIGPHLPALLRHRGVPLDFVISDMYLTTTGIFGVPLGVATDFVFLFVLFGALLDRAGGGKYFIDVAFSALGTFRGGPAKAAVMASGLTGLVSGSSIANTVTTGTFTIPLMKKVGFPAHKSAAIEVASSVNGQLMPPIMGAAAFIMAEIIGIPYLDVVRAALFPALISYLALLYIVHLESLKMGIKALPRKELPQFGKTLLRGCHFIIPLGVLIFYLVVLRRSPIASALHAIESLVVIMLVQRPIIAFLSLGMHRRAGTLDPNIDLKRFLLIATWQGIHDVWSGMIMGARNMISVGVATATAGIIVGVVTITGLVGRFITIIATLSMGNIALMLIFTAITSLILGMGMPTTANYIIMATLTAPVIIQLGGDAGLIFPLIAAHLFVFYFGILADVTPPVGLAAYAGAAIARTDPIKTGVQGFAYSLRTGILPFIFLFNTDLLMISGVTEAGKVIWLEDPWHLTWVFFSGLIAMFAFASALQGWLVTRCNWLERLYLLAVCATTFRPGVFAAYLPFDRLGMQILGVAMYFALFAWQMYRSKRAGGDAAPSTA; encoded by the coding sequence ATGACCGCTCAGGACCAAACCGTCGCACAACCGGATGCCCCCCACGTCGTGGAGCCCGGCAAGGATCAGTCCCGCAAGGAATCCAGGGTCCGTTCCGCCGAAGACATGGTGGCCATGGTCGAGGCCGGAGCCCGTGAGCCCAAACATCCCGTTGCCGCCTGGCTGATCACGCTTTTGTGTCTGGGCTGGTCCGGTTTTCAGCTCTACCTGGCCTACGAGCCGATGAATTCCCACATCGCCCGGGCCTGGCACCTGGGGTTTGCCATCTGTCTCGCCTTTTTGGCCTACCCGGCCTACAAGCAGTACAGTCCGCCAATGTGGGTCACCTGGACCCAGAAGGTCATTCCCAGCTTTGCCCGGCGATCCATTCGAACGTACATCCCGATATACGACTTCATGCTCGCCATACTGGCCACGGCCGGGGCCCTGTATATCTGGTGGGACTATGGCGGGATCATCAACCGGATGGGATTGCCCTCGCAGCTGGACATCTGGATGGGCGTGATTCTCATCGTGCTGCTACTGGAAGCAGCCCGGCGCGCCCTGGGCCCGGCCCTGGCCATTCTGGCCGGGATTTTTCTGCTCTACACCATGATCGGCCCCCACCTGCCCGCGTTGCTGCGGCATCGCGGCGTGCCCCTGGATTTCGTGATCAGTGACATGTACCTGACCACGACGGGCATTTTCGGTGTTCCGCTGGGGGTTGCCACGGACTTCGTATTTTTGTTCGTCCTGTTCGGCGCATTGCTGGATCGGGCCGGGGGCGGAAAATATTTTATCGATGTGGCCTTTTCAGCTCTGGGCACCTTCCGGGGCGGCCCTGCCAAGGCAGCGGTCATGGCTTCCGGGCTGACCGGTCTGGTTTCCGGCTCTTCCATCGCCAATACCGTGACCACCGGCACCTTCACCATCCCCTTGATGAAAAAGGTTGGCTTCCCGGCGCACAAGTCTGCGGCCATTGAAGTGGCTTCCTCGGTCAACGGGCAGCTCATGCCGCCGATCATGGGCGCCGCGGCGTTCATCATGGCCGAGATCATCGGCATCCCCTATCTGGATGTGGTCCGGGCGGCCCTCTTTCCCGCGCTGATTTCCTACCTGGCCCTGCTGTACATCGTCCACCTGGAATCCCTGAAAATGGGCATCAAGGCCCTGCCTCGCAAGGAATTGCCCCAGTTTGGCAAGACGCTGCTGCGGGGGTGCCACTTCATCATTCCGCTGGGCGTCTTGATCTTCTACCTGGTCGTCCTGCGGCGGTCCCCCATTGCCTCGGCCCTGCACGCCATTGAGAGCCTGGTCGTGATCATGCTTGTCCAACGTCCGATTATCGCCTTTCTCTCCCTGGGCATGCACAGGCGGGCCGGGACTCTGGATCCGAACATCGATCTGAAGCGATTCCTGCTCATCGCCACCTGGCAGGGGATTCACGACGTATGGAGCGGGATGATCATGGGCGCGCGGAACATGATTTCCGTCGGCGTGGCCACGGCCACCGCCGGGATCATCGTCGGCGTGGTGACCATCACCGGGCTTGTGGGCCGGTTCATCACCATCATCGCCACCCTGTCCATGGGCAATATCGCCCTGATGCTGATATTCACGGCGATCACCAGCCTGATCCTGGGCATGGGCATGCCCACCACGGCCAACTACATCATCATGGCCACCCTGACCGCCCCGGTGATCATCCAGCTGGGCGGTGACGCCGGATTGATCTTTCCCCTGATCGCGGCCCATCTGTTCGTCTTCTATTTCGGCATTCTGGCCGATGTGACCCCGCCGGTGGGCTTGGCGGCCTATGCCGGGGCGGCTATTGCCCGCACGGACCCGATCAAGACCGGCGTGCAGGGGTTCGCCTACAGCTTGCGTACAGGAATTCTGCCGTTCATCTTTCTGTTCAATACGGACCTGCTGATGATCTCCGGCGTGACCGAGGCCGGGAAGGTGATCTGGCTGGAGGACCCCTGGCATCTGACCTGGGTCTTCTTTTCCGGTCTGATTGCCATGTTCGCCTTTGCCTCGGCCCTTCAGGGCTGGCTGGTCACGCGTTGCAACTGGCTGGAGCGGTTGTACCTGCTGGCCGTTTGCGCCACCACCTTCCGCCCCGGCGTGTTCGCGGCCTATCTGCCCTTTGATCGTCTGGGCATGCAGATCCTTGGCGTGGCCATGTACTTTGCCCTGTTTGCCTGGCAGATGTACCGGTCAAAGCGGGCGGGTGGCGATGCCGCTCCGTCCACGGCATGA
- a CDS encoding universal stress protein, whose protein sequence is MYKRILVPIDLQEGERTRTMSLQHAVDLCRLYNAKLFALTVVPDMGMPIVADYFPSDAGDKIVADAEKLLHELVDVHIPEDIDVQHLVAQGSIYRRILRMAEKVEADLIIIPAHRMKLQDYLLGTNTSKVVRHATCSVFVLRCDRQPCPD, encoded by the coding sequence ATGTACAAACGGATACTTGTTCCCATTGATCTTCAGGAGGGTGAGCGCACCCGGACGATGAGTCTGCAGCACGCCGTCGATCTGTGCCGGCTCTACAATGCAAAGCTGTTCGCCTTGACCGTTGTGCCGGACATGGGCATGCCCATCGTGGCCGACTATTTCCCGTCCGATGCCGGAGACAAGATTGTGGCCGATGCGGAAAAACTTCTGCATGAACTGGTGGATGTGCATATCCCGGAGGACATCGACGTCCAGCACCTGGTGGCCCAAGGTTCCATTTATCGTCGGATTCTGCGCATGGCCGAAAAGGTCGAAGCTGACCTGATCATCATCCCCGCCCATCGCATGAAATTGCAGGACTACCTGTTGGGCACGAACACCTCCAAGGTTGTCCGCCACGCGACATGTTCGGTTTTTGTTCTGCGTTGTGATCGGCAGCCTTGTCCGGATTAA
- a CDS encoding dodecin family protein, giving the protein MSESVYKIIELVGTSSKSWEDAVQNVVEKASTSLRDLRIAEVQKLDAKIENGKIVAYRARVTVSFKYQPKD; this is encoded by the coding sequence ATGTCCGAGAGCGTCTACAAAATCATCGAATTGGTGGGAACGAGTTCCAAGTCCTGGGAAGATGCCGTGCAAAATGTTGTGGAGAAAGCGTCCACGTCCTTGCGGGATCTGCGTATCGCCGAGGTGCAGAAACTGGATGCAAAAATTGAAAACGGAAAAATCGTCGCCTACCGGGCCCGGGTCACCGTCTCATTCAAGTACCAGCCCAAAGACTGA
- the plsY gene encoding glycerol-3-phosphate 1-O-acyltransferase PlsY, with protein sequence MLTILWLGMSYVIGAIPFGLVLTKMRGLPDPRLHGSKNMGATNVARVCGTGCGATVLVLDILKGLFAVGVASSFSESWLFLSLTALAVLLGHMYSVFVNGEGGKGVATTVGVFLGLTFWPAVLALIVCLTVIKLGGFVSLGSLVLVTLMPIFMLLTENFNLLPITLVIMALVYSRHKDNIQRLAKGEEQSWRTCA encoded by the coding sequence ATGTTGACGATCTTGTGGCTGGGCATGAGTTATGTGATCGGGGCCATTCCCTTCGGCCTTGTGCTGACCAAGATGCGCGGGCTTCCTGATCCGCGGCTGCATGGCAGCAAGAACATGGGCGCGACCAACGTGGCCCGTGTCTGTGGAACAGGCTGCGGCGCGACCGTGCTGGTTCTGGATATCCTCAAAGGGCTTTTCGCGGTGGGCGTGGCGTCCTCTTTCAGCGAATCCTGGCTGTTTCTGTCCCTTACTGCCTTGGCCGTGCTCCTTGGCCACATGTACTCCGTCTTTGTGAACGGCGAGGGCGGCAAAGGCGTGGCCACCACCGTGGGAGTTTTCCTTGGGCTGACCTTCTGGCCTGCCGTGCTGGCCCTGATCGTCTGTCTGACCGTGATCAAGCTGGGCGGTTTCGTCTCCCTGGGATCATTGGTGCTGGTCACCCTGATGCCCATTTTCATGCTGCTGACCGAAAACTTCAACCTGCTGCCCATCACCCTGGTCATCATGGCCCTGGTCTACTCCCGGCACAAGGACAATATTCAACGTCTGGCCAAGGGCGAGGAACAATCCTGGAGAACTTGCGCCTGA
- a CDS encoding ribonuclease catalytic domain-containing protein: MSHSQPSLSSPPGPGSVVEYLQDNQVNLAVVLEEQGGRLRLFTQRGREMNLPANRLLPWHGPRYPQPATRAELEERLSRHLEQRAALAESIEIMEIWNLAQGEMDAAPLEWFADLLWDDPDPDQRSALGRVLLTAKTHFKFQPPTFLIYPEATVLARLAEQEAAREQRELVSAGQDFFHLLWKSCGGPSSFTPSPQSLPAPPPESAAVRLRELLLRRIRHPEDPDTGDLWRDLTKRIPEHPQQALLLAQAWGIVPAHYNHLLDQAGYDWQDAWSKKFATQIHLVQAAAASQATPVTSERFFSVDSPSTRDIDDAFALERTPEQGFRLTLAIARPCLEWPWLSELDQAISQRASSLYLPEGDCHMLPECLGLDLFSLRQAIDRPALLLDFDLDAEAGVRSVTPRLDWIRVHANTHYEQVETDIVTGREPFASAHALAGMLRDHRIASNAVVFDQPDPNLKLIGSGAQTRVVLENKAPTPRAQLLVSEFMVLANTQLAMWARGREIPLLFRTQNVALPPGAGGCYTRPEDMYRMSRMLANAVVQTKPALHASLGVTAYASITSPLRRYVDFINLAQVVTTLEQGAPRLSKRDLDAGLPLWRARLEAVGRVQRTRSRYWKLEYLRQQSDKTKFWDAVLVDETPTQAVFSLPTEQVLVRAPKRLLGDKFLIGGNFGLRLGRVDPLLNEIKVVEVVDDQTEKKE, encoded by the coding sequence TTGTCCCATTCTCAACCCTCCCTCTCGTCGCCTCCCGGTCCCGGATCCGTTGTTGAGTACCTGCAGGATAATCAGGTCAACCTGGCCGTGGTTTTGGAGGAACAGGGAGGCCGGCTGCGGCTGTTCACCCAGCGCGGCCGGGAGATGAATCTTCCCGCGAACCGGCTGTTGCCCTGGCACGGGCCCAGATATCCTCAGCCAGCGACCCGCGCCGAGCTGGAAGAGCGGCTGAGCCGTCACCTGGAACAGCGTGCCGCCTTGGCCGAATCCATCGAGATCATGGAGATCTGGAACCTGGCCCAGGGTGAAATGGACGCCGCCCCGCTGGAATGGTTCGCGGATCTGCTTTGGGACGATCCGGATCCGGACCAGCGCTCGGCCCTGGGGCGGGTTCTGCTCACGGCCAAGACGCATTTCAAGTTTCAGCCGCCCACCTTTCTGATCTACCCGGAAGCCACGGTGCTTGCCCGCCTTGCCGAGCAGGAAGCGGCCCGGGAACAGCGCGAACTGGTGAGTGCGGGTCAGGATTTTTTTCACCTGCTTTGGAAGAGCTGCGGAGGGCCATCCTCTTTCACACCATCCCCGCAATCACTCCCGGCCCCTCCCCCGGAATCCGCGGCAGTCAGGCTCCGGGAGCTGCTGCTGCGCAGAATCCGCCACCCTGAAGACCCAGACACTGGAGATCTCTGGCGGGACCTGACCAAACGGATTCCCGAGCATCCGCAGCAGGCTTTGCTTCTGGCCCAGGCCTGGGGAATCGTTCCAGCCCACTACAATCACCTTCTGGATCAGGCCGGGTACGACTGGCAAGACGCCTGGAGCAAGAAGTTCGCTACGCAAATCCATCTGGTGCAGGCAGCAGCGGCAAGCCAGGCGACCCCGGTGACGTCCGAACGATTCTTCAGCGTCGACTCGCCCTCCACCCGGGATATCGACGACGCGTTCGCTCTGGAGCGGACTCCGGAGCAAGGATTCCGCTTGACCCTGGCCATTGCCCGCCCCTGTTTGGAATGGCCCTGGCTCTCGGAGCTGGATCAGGCCATATCCCAAAGAGCCTCCAGTCTCTACTTGCCCGAGGGCGACTGCCACATGCTCCCGGAGTGCCTCGGACTGGATCTCTTCAGCCTGCGCCAGGCAATTGACCGACCAGCCCTGCTTCTGGATTTTGATCTGGATGCCGAGGCCGGAGTTCGTTCCGTAACGCCCCGCCTGGACTGGATCAGGGTGCATGCCAATACCCATTATGAACAGGTTGAGACGGACATTGTCACCGGGCGGGAACCATTTGCCTCGGCCCATGCATTGGCCGGGATGCTCCGGGATCACCGCATCGCAAGCAACGCAGTGGTCTTTGACCAGCCGGATCCAAACCTGAAACTGATCGGCTCCGGAGCGCAGACCCGAGTCGTGCTGGAGAACAAGGCGCCCACGCCACGAGCCCAGCTGCTGGTCAGCGAATTCATGGTGCTGGCCAATACGCAACTGGCCATGTGGGCCCGGGGCAGGGAAATCCCCCTGCTCTTCCGTACCCAGAACGTGGCCCTCCCCCCAGGAGCAGGTGGATGCTACACCCGTCCCGAGGACATGTACCGCATGTCCCGAATGCTGGCCAACGCCGTGGTCCAGACCAAGCCCGCACTCCATGCCAGCCTTGGCGTCACGGCCTATGCATCGATCACCTCACCGCTGCGCCGGTATGTGGATTTCATCAATCTGGCCCAGGTGGTGACCACCCTGGAGCAAGGCGCTCCACGACTGAGCAAGCGGGATCTTGACGCGGGCCTGCCCCTTTGGCGAGCTCGCCTGGAAGCTGTGGGTAGGGTGCAGCGAACACGTTCACGCTATTGGAAACTGGAGTATCTCCGTCAGCAAAGCGACAAAACAAAATTTTGGGATGCTGTTTTAGTGGACGAAACACCGACTCAGGCTGTATTCTCCTTGCCCACCGAGCAGGTACTGGTTCGAGCGCCGAAACGCCTGCTGGGGGACAAGTTTCTCATCGGTGGGAACTTCGGCCTCCGCCTGGGAAGGGTTGATCCATTGCTGAATGAAATCAAAGTAGTGGAGGTTGTGGATGATCAAACCGAGAAAAAGGAGTAG
- a CDS encoding IMP cyclohydrolase has translation MSDLKTIYHTLSSDPFPQSMTITLGDQELRFEKRTWRIDGEERGLRYGENPDQPAALYALAQGGLELDGVSFRGADEGLVSALTEDHMLQAGKHPGKINLTDVDNGINILQYLSAKPAAIILKHNNPCGAAWNDQGLETALQNAFWSDRIAAFGGTVVVNRTIDASSAAFISSSYFEVVAAPDYAPEALETLKKRKNLRILRIPGLAELETLAHKPYLDVKSLVDGGLIVQFSFRNRIRDAADFLPATAERDGVLVQARTPNAAEMDDLLFAWAVEAGVTSNSVLFVRNGATVAVGTGEQDRVGCVQLTMHKAYTKYADWLCFTEQGISLYELQAQAETDQEARARLENIQNRTQAAKGGLPGSVLVSDGFFPFRDGVDLAVAQGVTAIAQPGGSIRDHEVITAVNQADPQVAMVFTGQRSFRH, from the coding sequence ATGTCCGACCTGAAAACCATCTATCACACCCTGTCCTCGGATCCGTTTCCGCAGTCCATGACCATCACCCTGGGCGACCAGGAACTGCGCTTTGAAAAGCGGACATGGCGGATCGACGGAGAGGAACGGGGGTTGCGGTACGGAGAGAACCCGGACCAACCCGCGGCCCTGTATGCGCTGGCCCAGGGAGGCCTGGAACTGGACGGCGTGTCCTTTCGGGGCGCGGATGAAGGACTGGTCTCCGCCCTGACCGAGGACCACATGCTTCAGGCCGGCAAGCATCCCGGGAAAATCAATCTCACGGATGTAGACAACGGGATAAACATTCTCCAGTATCTTTCCGCCAAGCCCGCGGCAATCATTCTCAAGCACAACAACCCGTGCGGCGCGGCCTGGAACGACCAGGGGCTGGAGACCGCCCTGCAAAACGCCTTCTGGAGCGACCGGATCGCGGCATTCGGCGGCACCGTTGTGGTCAATCGGACCATTGACGCCTCCAGCGCGGCATTCATCAGCAGTTCCTATTTCGAGGTCGTCGCGGCCCCGGACTACGCTCCAGAAGCCCTGGAAACGCTCAAAAAACGCAAAAACCTGCGCATCCTGCGCATTCCCGGCTTGGCCGAGCTGGAAACGCTTGCCCACAAGCCGTACCTGGACGTCAAATCCCTGGTCGACGGCGGCTTGATTGTCCAGTTCTCCTTCCGCAACCGGATCCGTGATGCCGCGGATTTTCTGCCGGCCACGGCCGAACGGGACGGTGTTCTGGTTCAGGCCCGAACCCCCAACGCAGCGGAAATGGACGACCTGCTTTTTGCCTGGGCCGTGGAGGCCGGTGTGACCTCCAACTCCGTGCTCTTCGTGCGTAACGGTGCCACCGTGGCCGTGGGCACCGGGGAACAGGACCGGGTCGGGTGCGTCCAGCTGACCATGCACAAAGCCTACACCAAATATGCGGATTGGCTCTGCTTCACCGAGCAGGGTATTTCCCTCTACGAGCTCCAGGCCCAGGCCGAGACCGACCAGGAAGCCCGCGCACGGCTGGAAAATATTCAGAATCGCACCCAGGCGGCCAAGGGCGGCCTGCCCGGATCAGTGCTGGTTTCTGACGGTTTTTTCCCCTTCCGGGACGGTGTGGATCTGGCCGTGGCCCAGGGCGTGACAGCCATTGCCCAGCCCGGAGGCTCCATCCGGGATCATGAAGTGATCACCGCGGTCAACCAGGCCGATCCCCAGGTGGCTATGGTCTTTACGGGCCAACGCTCCTTTCGGCATTGA
- a CDS encoding transglycosylase SLT domain-containing protein: MIHRSPSRIAGQHLWLLVFLLVFLQLVLVSRLLWDTQPPGLIKPVLRVLAPESELVHSRISPFGPGMERELVELFANRTGVHPVWLHMDEAGTAWDELRRHRADLLVGFGYAPSRPFLDSLVAPVSAGPVYARHPVGMVHHRRHRPPKDLAEACLRGLLIPENPALMQTIAQLPLDLTREQTMAGESRCTAPLLSIADGPLPHQFAVMTTSEARFMLVDTGRFALWEPFFVDLQLAENLDASLEYRWFWRDDRNRLAPLLQEFWKDLLHDNELARIQDKYIGFLPESSDRHALLHLLTTLRSELPRYEKTILKAAQRYDIDPLLLIALIYHESRFDPEAVSRTGVRGIMQITQVTARELGLDDPMDARKSILAGARYLRQIYNRLDRPDLDEWDRWFLALSAYNQGIGHTWDAMALAESLDLKATSWNDVKSVFPLLSQREYFSKARHGYTRGFEAVAHVEAIRYYYYVLHGLLVLERPEGKYLGRLGRSGLLS; the protein is encoded by the coding sequence ATGATACATCGATCCCCTTCTCGAATAGCTGGTCAACATCTTTGGCTGCTGGTTTTTCTTCTGGTTTTTCTGCAATTGGTCCTGGTCAGCCGTCTGCTCTGGGATACACAGCCTCCCGGACTGATCAAGCCCGTGCTCCGCGTGCTGGCCCCGGAATCCGAGTTGGTCCACTCCCGCATATCCCCTTTTGGCCCGGGGATGGAACGGGAACTTGTGGAACTCTTCGCAAACCGAACCGGGGTTCATCCGGTCTGGCTGCACATGGACGAGGCCGGAACCGCCTGGGATGAACTGCGCCGCCACCGTGCGGATCTGCTTGTCGGTTTTGGATACGCACCGTCCCGGCCATTCCTGGATTCCCTGGTCGCGCCGGTCAGTGCCGGTCCGGTTTATGCCCGACACCCGGTGGGGATGGTCCATCACCGCCGGCACCGGCCGCCAAAGGATCTCGCCGAGGCCTGCCTTCGCGGGCTGCTCATCCCGGAAAATCCGGCACTGATGCAAACCATCGCGCAACTTCCGCTCGATTTGACCCGGGAACAAACCATGGCCGGTGAATCGCGGTGCACCGCCCCCCTGCTCTCCATCGCGGATGGCCCACTGCCGCATCAATTTGCGGTCATGACCACTTCCGAAGCCCGTTTCATGCTGGTGGACACCGGGCGATTCGCACTCTGGGAGCCCTTCTTCGTGGACCTCCAGCTGGCCGAAAACCTCGACGCCTCGCTGGAATATCGCTGGTTCTGGCGTGACGATCGCAACCGGTTGGCCCCATTGCTCCAGGAGTTCTGGAAGGATCTGCTCCACGACAACGAATTGGCCCGCATCCAGGACAAGTACATCGGCTTTCTCCCGGAGAGCAGCGACCGCCATGCCCTGCTCCATCTCCTGACCACCCTGCGAAGCGAACTGCCTCGGTATGAAAAGACCATTCTCAAGGCGGCGCAGCGCTACGACATTGATCCCCTGCTGCTGATCGCCCTGATTTATCATGAGTCCCGGTTCGATCCGGAAGCGGTCAGCCGGACCGGAGTGCGCGGCATCATGCAGATCACCCAGGTCACAGCCCGGGAACTGGGCCTCGATGACCCCATGGACGCAAGGAAAAGCATTCTGGCTGGGGCCCGCTACCTGCGCCAGATCTACAATCGCCTGGATCGCCCTGACCTGGATGAATGGGATCGCTGGTTTCTGGCCTTGTCCGCCTACAACCAGGGTATCGGCCATACCTGGGATGCCATGGCCCTGGCCGAAAGCCTGGATCTGAAGGCCACAAGCTGGAACGACGTCAAGAGCGTCTTCCCGCTGCTCAGCCAACGCGAGTACTTCAGCAAGGCCCGCCACGGGTACACCCGTGGGTTCGAGGCCGTGGCCCACGTGGAGGCGATCCGCTACTACTACTATGTCCTACACGGACTCCTTGTTCTTGAACGACCGGAAGGGAAGTACCTTGGCCGGCTCGGACGCTCTGGGCTTCTTTCCTGA
- a CDS encoding adenylosuccinate synthase has product MSNVVVVGTQWGDEGKGKIVDLLTENADLVVRFQGGNNAGHTLVVGEKTFILHLIPSGILHPGKVCLIGNGVVLDPEVFCRELDALAARGVDVGPERIVISPKTHVIMPYHKVLDKLREEKRTGEKIGTTGRGIGPCYEDKAARVGVRAGDFRSKNLLRAKIEHALAEKNALFTHFFGGQALKVDDVLDEVLESGRRLVGHLGDVSERIAETAAAGRSILFEGAQGTHLDIDHGTYPFVTSSNTVAGNVAAGAGCSPGMLGRILGIVKAYTTRVGSGPFPTELFDTVGEHLQQQGGEFGATTGRKRRCGWLDLPLLRESIRLNGVTEIVLTKLDVLSGLERIRICTGYALDGRELRYPPQGEGLLAEVQPIYDDVPGWSEDISTATTWDDLPDAATAYIRRLEQELKVPVTILSVGPDRRQTIQRPA; this is encoded by the coding sequence ATGTCAAACGTCGTTGTCGTGGGCACCCAGTGGGGTGATGAAGGCAAGGGGAAAATCGTTGATTTGTTGACGGAGAATGCGGACCTGGTTGTTCGGTTTCAGGGCGGCAACAATGCCGGGCATACCCTGGTCGTCGGCGAAAAGACCTTCATCCTGCACCTGATTCCCTCGGGCATCCTCCATCCTGGAAAAGTCTGCCTGATCGGCAACGGCGTTGTGCTGGACCCGGAAGTCTTTTGCCGGGAGCTGGACGCCCTGGCCGCGCGCGGTGTGGACGTGGGACCGGAGCGGATCGTGATCAGTCCCAAGACCCATGTGATCATGCCTTACCATAAGGTTTTGGATAAGCTGCGTGAGGAAAAGCGCACCGGCGAGAAGATCGGCACCACCGGCCGGGGGATTGGTCCGTGCTATGAGGACAAGGCTGCCCGGGTTGGGGTTCGGGCCGGAGATTTCCGGTCAAAGAATCTGTTGCGGGCCAAGATCGAACACGCCCTGGCGGAAAAGAACGCGCTGTTCACCCACTTTTTCGGGGGGCAGGCCCTGAAGGTGGATGACGTGTTGGATGAGGTTCTGGAGTCGGGAAGGCGACTTGTGGGGCATCTGGGAGACGTTTCGGAGCGCATCGCCGAAACCGCCGCGGCCGGTCGGTCCATTCTCTTTGAGGGCGCACAGGGTACCCACCTGGATATTGATCACGGCACCTATCCATTCGTGACGTCCTCCAATACCGTGGCCGGCAACGTGGCCGCCGGCGCGGGATGCTCACCGGGAATGCTGGGCAGGATTCTGGGCATCGTCAAGGCCTACACCACCCGGGTCGGCTCCGGCCCGTTTCCCACGGAGCTCTTTGACACCGTGGGCGAGCATCTCCAGCAGCAAGGCGGGGAATTTGGCGCAACCACCGGCCGCAAGCGACGCTGCGGCTGGCTGGATCTGCCGCTCTTGCGCGAATCCATCCGGCTGAACGGGGTTACGGAAATCGTCCTGACCAAGCTGGACGTGCTCAGCGGCCTGGAGCGGATCCGAATCTGTACAGGGTATGCGCTGGACGGCCGGGAACTACGCTACCCGCCCCAGGGTGAAGGCCTGCTGGCCGAAGTCCAGCCCATCTACGATGATGTGCCGGGTTGGTCCGAAGATATCAGCACGGCCACGACATGGGATGATCTGCCTGACGCGGCCACGGCATATATCCGCCGGCTCGAGCAGGAATTGAAGGTGCCGGTGACCATCCTTTCCGTCGGCCCTGACCGACGTCAGACCATCCAACGTCCCGCATAG
- a CDS encoding FeoA family protein, whose protein sequence is MLHRFQKQKGQQTQTCPSCAQTQQESEFPDQTLTQVGKGCRCRIRRHRAHGAIRQRLLDLGFVPNAEVEMVRCATLGDPLELRVGDYYVTLRKREADLIDVRCA, encoded by the coding sequence ATGTTGCATCGTTTCCAGAAGCAGAAAGGTCAGCAAACGCAAACATGTCCATCCTGCGCGCAGACCCAGCAGGAAAGCGAATTCCCTGACCAGACGTTGACTCAGGTCGGCAAGGGCTGTCGGTGTCGGATTCGTCGACATCGGGCTCATGGCGCCATTCGTCAGCGTCTTCTGGACTTGGGGTTCGTACCCAATGCCGAAGTGGAGATGGTCCGGTGTGCCACGCTGGGCGATCCCCTGGAATTGCGCGTGGGTGACTATTACGTCACATTGCGCAAGCGCGAGGCGGATTTGATTGACGTGCGTTGCGCATAG